A genomic segment from Sphingomonas astaxanthinifaciens DSM 22298 encodes:
- a CDS encoding arginase family protein, which translates to MTSAWPNLTDLLLPAGVEAPIGLVGAPLGKGSVTPGRCDLAPAALRAVLRRIGRYDIDSGRELAAEIADIGDLDIADHEIENATGPIREAVAASVGRHALTVLVGGNNAVTRPGLLGMADALGLPLERCGLITLDAHFDLRGLDDGLSNGNPVRALRADGLPGANIVQIGLAPFANSKAMHDDALAGGHLVITARQVREQGMNEAIDRALDRLEAMEAILVDCDIDVIDRSQFPAAPGARPDGIRAHDFFTATRRLTALDRVRVIDLTEWDPPLDPTDLSALTAGRWLAEAIAGVERRR; encoded by the coding sequence ATGACCAGCGCGTGGCCCAACCTCACCGATCTCCTCCTTCCCGCCGGTGTCGAGGCGCCGATCGGCCTCGTCGGGGCCCCGCTCGGCAAGGGTTCCGTCACGCCCGGCCGCTGCGACCTTGCGCCGGCGGCGTTGCGAGCGGTCCTGCGGCGGATCGGCCGCTACGACATCGACAGCGGGCGCGAACTGGCGGCGGAGATTGCCGACATCGGCGACCTCGACATCGCCGATCACGAGATCGAGAATGCGACCGGTCCCATTCGCGAGGCCGTCGCGGCGAGCGTCGGGCGGCATGCGCTGACCGTCCTCGTCGGGGGCAACAATGCGGTTACCCGGCCCGGACTGCTGGGCATGGCCGACGCACTAGGCCTGCCGCTGGAGCGCTGCGGGCTGATCACGCTCGACGCGCATTTCGACCTGCGCGGGCTGGACGACGGGTTGTCGAACGGCAATCCGGTGCGCGCACTGCGGGCGGACGGCCTGCCCGGCGCCAACATCGTCCAGATCGGCCTCGCTCCCTTTGCCAACAGCAAGGCGATGCACGACGACGCGCTGGCCGGCGGGCATCTGGTCATCACCGCGCGACAGGTGCGCGAGCAGGGCATGAACGAGGCGATCGACCGCGCCCTCGACCGGCTCGAGGCGATGGAGGCGATCCTCGTCGACTGCGACATCGACGTCATCGACCGGAGCCAGTTCCCGGCCGCGCCCGGGGCCCGCCCCGATGGCATCCGAGCGCACGACTTCTTCACCGCGACGCGGCGGCTTACCGCGCTTGACCGGGTCCGAGTGATCGACCTGACAGAATGGGATCCGCCGCTCGATCCCACCGACCTCAGCGCCCTGACCGCCGGGCGCTGGCTGGCCGAGGCGATCGCTGGCGTCGAGCGCCGCCGCTAG
- a CDS encoding exodeoxyribonuclease III: MRIATYNVNGVNGRLPVLLEWLATARPDVVCLQELKAPDEKFPAAAIADAGYGAIWHGQKSWNGVAILARGSDPVETRRGLPNDPDPSQSRYLEAAVGGVLVGCLYLPNGNPRPGPKFDYKLRWIAAFEALAAELRPLTEPVVIAGDYNIIPTEADVYKPERWVDDALFAPEVRDAFARLTAAGWTDALRALHPDERIFTFWDYFRNAFARDAGLRIDHQLLNAAAAARLASAGVDRSVRALPRTSDHAPMWIELG, translated from the coding sequence GTGCGGATCGCGACCTACAACGTTAACGGCGTCAACGGACGCTTGCCCGTGCTGCTCGAGTGGCTCGCCACCGCCAGGCCTGACGTGGTCTGCCTCCAGGAGCTGAAGGCGCCGGACGAGAAGTTTCCCGCCGCAGCCATCGCCGACGCCGGCTACGGCGCGATCTGGCACGGCCAGAAGAGCTGGAACGGGGTCGCCATCCTGGCGCGCGGCTCGGATCCGGTCGAGACCCGTCGGGGGCTCCCGAACGATCCGGATCCTTCCCAGAGCCGCTACCTCGAGGCGGCGGTGGGCGGCGTGCTCGTCGGCTGCCTCTATCTCCCCAACGGCAATCCGCGGCCGGGCCCCAAGTTCGACTACAAATTGCGCTGGATTGCCGCCTTCGAAGCCCTCGCGGCCGAACTTCGGCCCCTGACCGAGCCCGTGGTCATCGCCGGCGACTACAACATCATCCCGACCGAGGCCGACGTGTACAAGCCCGAGCGCTGGGTCGACGACGCGCTCTTCGCACCCGAAGTCCGCGACGCCTTTGCGCGCCTGACCGCCGCTGGCTGGACCGATGCGCTCCGTGCGCTTCATCCCGACGAGCGCATCTTCACCTTCTGGGACTATTTCCGGAATGCCTTCGCGCGCGACGCCGGGCTTCGCATCGACCATCAACTGCTCAACGCGGCCGCCGCCGCCCGGCTCGCCAGCGCGGGGGTCGACCGCTCCGTCCGGGCCCTGCCCAGGACCAGCGATCACGCGCCCATGTGGATCGAGCTCGGCTAG
- the hutU gene encoding urocanate hydratase yields MTDLSTRLDNSRRIKARTGSERVARSWQTEAAVRMLMNNLDDEVAEDPQSLVVYGGIGRAARNWEAFDRIVATLERLEDDQTLLVQSGKPVGVFRTHADAPRVLLANSNLVPKWATWEHFHALDRAGLMMYGQMTAGSWIYIGTQGIVQGTYETFAEMGRQHFGGDLKGKWILTAGLGGMGGAQPLAAVMAGAHCIAIECQESRIEKRLETRYLDRRASTIDEALEIIRAATEPTSVGLLGNAAEIIPEMLARGIRPDAITDQTSAHDPVNGYLPMGWTVTEWIARRETDPEGTAAAARISMARHVEALLSYKAQGIPVFDYGNNIRQEALDTGVTNAFDFPGFVPAYIRPLFCRGIGPFRWVALSGDPEDIYKTDQRVKELIPDDPHLHRWLDMARERIAFQGLPARICWVGLGQRHRLGLAFNEMVRNGEVSAPIVIGRDHLDSGSVASPNRETEAMKDGSDAVSDWPLLNALLNTASGATWVSLHHGGGVGMGYSQHAGMVIVADGTEDAARRLERVLWNDPATGVMRHADAGYDEALRCAREQGLDLPGL; encoded by the coding sequence ATGACCGACCTCAGCACCCGCCTCGACAACAGCCGCCGGATCAAGGCGCGCACCGGCTCCGAACGCGTCGCCAGAAGCTGGCAGACCGAGGCGGCGGTGCGGATGCTGATGAACAACCTCGACGACGAGGTGGCGGAAGATCCGCAGAGCCTCGTCGTCTATGGCGGGATCGGTCGCGCCGCGCGCAACTGGGAAGCGTTCGACCGCATCGTCGCGACGCTCGAGCGCCTCGAGGACGACCAGACTCTGCTCGTCCAGTCGGGCAAGCCGGTCGGTGTCTTCCGCACCCACGCCGACGCCCCGCGCGTGCTCCTCGCCAATTCGAACCTCGTCCCCAAATGGGCGACGTGGGAGCATTTCCACGCGCTCGATCGCGCCGGGCTCATGATGTACGGCCAGATGACCGCCGGCTCGTGGATCTACATCGGCACGCAGGGCATCGTTCAGGGCACCTACGAAACCTTCGCCGAAATGGGCCGCCAGCATTTCGGCGGCGACCTCAAGGGCAAGTGGATCCTGACCGCCGGTCTCGGGGGCATGGGCGGGGCGCAGCCGCTCGCCGCGGTCATGGCCGGCGCGCACTGCATCGCGATCGAATGCCAGGAGAGCCGGATCGAGAAGCGCCTCGAGACCCGCTACCTCGACCGCCGCGCATCGACCATCGACGAGGCGCTCGAGATCATCCGCGCGGCCACCGAGCCGACCTCGGTCGGCCTCCTCGGCAATGCCGCCGAGATCATCCCCGAGATGCTCGCTCGCGGCATCCGGCCCGACGCCATCACCGACCAGACCAGCGCCCACGATCCGGTCAACGGCTACCTGCCGATGGGCTGGACCGTCACCGAGTGGATCGCGCGCCGCGAGACCGACCCCGAGGGCACCGCGGCGGCGGCGCGCATCTCCATGGCCCGTCATGTCGAGGCGCTGCTGAGCTACAAGGCCCAAGGCATCCCCGTCTTCGACTACGGCAACAACATCCGCCAGGAAGCGCTCGACACCGGCGTGACGAACGCGTTCGATTTTCCCGGCTTCGTGCCCGCCTACATCCGCCCGCTCTTCTGCCGGGGTATCGGCCCGTTCCGCTGGGTCGCGCTGTCGGGCGATCCGGAGGACATCTACAAGACCGACCAGCGGGTGAAGGAACTGATCCCCGACGATCCCCATCTCCACCGCTGGCTCGACATGGCGCGCGAGCGGATCGCCTTTCAGGGCCTGCCCGCGCGCATCTGCTGGGTCGGCCTTGGCCAGCGTCACCGGCTTGGCCTCGCCTTCAACGAGATGGTCCGCAATGGCGAGGTCAGCGCGCCGATCGTGATCGGCCGCGACCATCTCGACAGCGGCAGCGTCGCCTCGCCCAATCGCGAGACCGAGGCGATGAAGGACGGCTCGGACGCGGTCAGCGACTGGCCGCTCCTCAACGCGCTCCTCAACACCGCTTCCGGCGCGACCTGGGTTTCGCTCCACCACGGCGGCGGGGTCGGCATGGGCTATTCGCAGCATGCCGGCATGGTGATCGTCGCCGACGGCACCGAGGACGCCGCCCGCCGGCTCGAGCGGGTGCTGTGGAACGACCCCGCGACCGGGGTCATGCGCCATGCCGACGCCGGCTATGACGAGGCGCTTCGCTGCGCCCGCGAGCAGGGGCTCGATCTCCCGGGCCTGTGA
- a CDS encoding MAPEG family protein — protein sequence MPTEYVMLAVLILLALVNILWAGAARTRQYGSEWNMGARDEKMPPLHPFPARLLRAQANLFETLPLFVAALLGAAAAGHFGPLTHWGSIIYVAARIVYLPLYAAGVPKFRTLIFLVSLIGLLMVWAALLFG from the coding sequence ATGCCGACCGAATATGTGATGCTCGCCGTCCTGATCCTGCTGGCCCTGGTCAACATCCTCTGGGCGGGCGCGGCGCGGACCAGGCAATATGGGTCCGAATGGAACATGGGCGCGCGCGACGAGAAGATGCCGCCGCTCCATCCCTTTCCTGCGCGCCTGCTCCGCGCGCAGGCCAATCTGTTCGAGACGCTGCCGTTGTTCGTCGCGGCCCTGCTCGGCGCGGCCGCCGCCGGCCATTTCGGCCCGCTCACCCACTGGGGCTCGATCATCTATGTCGCCGCGCGGATCGTCTATCTGCCGCTCTATGCCGCGGGCGTGCCCAAGTTCCGCACGCTTATCTTCCTCGTGTCGCTGATCGGCCTGCTGATGGTCTGGGCGGCGTTGCTGTTCGGCTAG
- the hutI gene encoding imidazolonepropionase, with amino-acid sequence MWDRLITDCHVLTMEPIGDDPLGLIRNAAIGIHEGRVVRVGRRTDLAGTRAAEVVPLGGAFVTPGLVDCHTHLVFGGTRATEHAMRRAGASYEDIASAGGGIASTVAATAAASVTELLEQSRARLHALMRGGVTTVEIKSGYGIDPASELRLLNVIRTLARSEPVRVAPTLLALHALPKGADRAAYVERMVEDLLPTVARLGLATSVDAFCEGIAFTPQETERLFEAASAHGLPVRLHAEQLSNSHGAALAARHRALSADHLEHLDEAGAAAMAASGTVAVLLPGAFYTLGETKRPPVDLLRKHGVPIAVASDCNPGTSPSLVPQLAMNMACNLFDLTPEEAIAGMTVNAAAALGLAHEVGTIAPGKAADLAVWRIAQPAELGYWMGLQPERRIFGGQDSPTP; translated from the coding sequence ATGTGGGATCGCCTGATCACCGACTGCCATGTGCTGACCATGGAGCCGATCGGCGACGATCCGCTCGGCCTCATCCGCAATGCCGCGATCGGCATCCACGAAGGCAGGGTCGTGCGGGTCGGTCGCCGGACCGACCTCGCCGGCACCCGCGCGGCCGAGGTCGTCCCGCTGGGCGGCGCCTTTGTCACGCCCGGCCTGGTCGACTGCCACACCCATCTCGTCTTCGGCGGCACGCGCGCGACCGAGCATGCGATGCGCCGGGCCGGAGCCAGCTACGAGGACATCGCGTCGGCCGGCGGGGGCATCGCCTCGACGGTCGCTGCCACCGCCGCGGCAAGTGTCACCGAGCTTCTCGAGCAGTCGCGCGCCCGCCTGCATGCGCTGATGCGCGGCGGCGTCACCACGGTCGAGATCAAGTCGGGCTACGGCATCGATCCCGCCTCCGAGCTTCGCCTGCTCAACGTGATCCGGACGCTCGCCCGGTCCGAGCCGGTGCGGGTCGCGCCGACCCTGCTCGCGCTCCATGCCCTGCCCAAGGGTGCCGATCGCGCGGCTTATGTCGAGCGGATGGTCGAGGACCTGCTGCCGACCGTCGCTCGGCTCGGGCTGGCGACCAGCGTCGACGCCTTCTGCGAAGGGATCGCCTTCACCCCGCAGGAGACCGAGCGACTGTTTGAAGCCGCGAGCGCGCACGGCCTGCCGGTCCGGCTGCACGCCGAGCAGCTTTCCAACAGCCACGGCGCCGCGCTCGCCGCCCGCCACCGCGCGCTCTCGGCCGATCATCTCGAGCATCTCGACGAGGCCGGGGCCGCCGCCATGGCCGCGTCAGGGACGGTCGCCGTCCTTCTCCCCGGCGCCTTCTACACGCTTGGCGAGACGAAGAGGCCGCCGGTCGATCTCCTGCGCAAGCATGGCGTCCCGATCGCCGTCGCGTCGGACTGCAATCCTGGCACCTCGCCGAGCCTCGTCCCCCAGTTGGCGATGAACATGGCCTGCAACCTGTTCGACCTGACGCCCGAGGAAGCGATTGCGGGCATGACGGTCAATGCCGCCGCCGCCCTCGGGCTCGCGCACGAGGTCGGGACCATCGCGCCCGGCAAGGCGGCCGACCTTGCTGTGTGGCGGATCGCGCAGCCTGCCGAACTCGGCTACTGGATGGGGCTCCAGCCCGAGCGCCGCATCTTTGGCGGGCAGGACAGTCCCACTCCCTGA
- a CDS encoding response regulator, which yields MPEFVSDFFSGNFQPHGYCLLWRPELVWTHVISDALIAGAYFSIPIALVTFLRRRPDVEFGGMFWLFALFILSCGLTHVMGIWNLWHGDYALEATIKAITAAASVPTAILLWPLIPRALAIPSPSMLQRKNDELAAALAERDAALDRLQAEIAQRERAEAALVHANKMEAVGQLTGGIAHDFNNLLQAISGNLELIQMVPGDEAKVTRWAGNAAQAAERGTKLTGQLLTFSRQQRLEARPVNVAPLLTGMEDLLRNSVGPTVGLRIEVDGDVGAVSSDPTQLELAILNCAINGRDAMPSGGTLIIRAEHEGERVAIRVIDHGVGMSADVAQRALEPFFTTKGPGQGTGLGLSMAYGVALAAGGELSIDSRIGEGTVVTFLLPKVAESEDRKDETSGQSGATQQRTAEILLVDDDASVRSTVADMLRSRGHSVIEVSDGPQALLQLERSAVDVMLLDFAMPGMNGAEVASHALGLRPGLRLLFLSGFSDSEAIDRAVKGRARVLRKPITADELARAVNELID from the coding sequence ATGCCCGAATTCGTGAGTGATTTCTTCAGCGGCAATTTCCAGCCGCATGGCTATTGCCTGTTGTGGCGACCCGAACTCGTCTGGACCCACGTCATTTCCGACGCGCTGATCGCCGGTGCCTATTTTTCGATCCCGATCGCCCTCGTCACCTTCCTGCGTCGCCGACCCGACGTCGAGTTCGGTGGCATGTTCTGGCTGTTCGCGCTCTTCATCCTGTCCTGCGGCCTCACCCACGTCATGGGCATCTGGAACCTGTGGCACGGCGATTATGCGCTCGAGGCGACGATCAAGGCGATCACCGCCGCCGCCAGTGTTCCGACCGCCATCCTGCTCTGGCCCCTCATCCCCCGGGCGCTCGCCATCCCGAGCCCGTCGATGCTCCAGCGCAAGAACGACGAGCTCGCCGCCGCCCTGGCCGAGCGCGATGCGGCGCTCGATCGGCTGCAGGCCGAAATCGCGCAGCGCGAGCGCGCCGAAGCGGCGCTGGTCCATGCCAACAAGATGGAAGCGGTCGGCCAGCTGACCGGCGGCATCGCCCATGACTTCAACAATCTCCTCCAGGCCATCTCCGGGAATCTCGAGCTCATCCAGATGGTGCCTGGCGACGAGGCCAAGGTCACCCGCTGGGCCGGCAATGCCGCGCAGGCGGCCGAGCGCGGCACCAAGCTGACGGGTCAGCTCCTGACCTTCTCGCGCCAGCAACGGCTCGAGGCGCGACCGGTGAACGTGGCGCCCCTGCTGACGGGGATGGAGGACCTGCTGCGCAATTCGGTCGGCCCGACGGTGGGGCTGAGGATCGAGGTCGACGGCGATGTCGGGGCAGTGAGCTCGGATCCGACCCAACTCGAGCTTGCGATCCTCAATTGCGCGATCAACGGCCGCGACGCCATGCCGTCGGGCGGCACGCTGATCATCCGGGCCGAGCATGAGGGCGAGCGCGTGGCCATTCGCGTCATCGACCACGGGGTCGGCATGTCCGCCGATGTTGCCCAGCGCGCGCTCGAACCCTTCTTCACGACCAAGGGGCCTGGCCAGGGAACCGGGCTTGGCCTGTCCATGGCCTATGGCGTCGCCTTGGCGGCGGGCGGCGAACTGTCGATCGACAGCCGCATCGGGGAGGGGACGGTGGTCACCTTCCTGCTCCCCAAGGTCGCCGAATCCGAGGACCGGAAGGATGAGACGTCAGGCCAATCAGGGGCGACGCAGCAGCGGACGGCGGAGATCCTGCTGGTCGACGACGACGCATCGGTTCGCTCGACCGTGGCCGACATGCTCCGGTCGCGGGGCCATTCGGTGATCGAGGTCAGCGACGGCCCGCAGGCGCTGCTCCAGCTCGAGCGGTCGGCGGTGGACGTCATGTTGCTCGACTTTGCCATGCCGGGGATGAACGGGGCGGAAGTGGCCTCGCACGCCCTCGGGCTCCGGCCCGGACTGCGCCTCCTGTTCCTCAGCGGCTTTTCCGACAGCGAAGCGATCGATCGTGCGGTGAAGGGCCGGGCGCGGGTCCTGCGCAAGCCGATCACCGCCGACGAGCTCGCCCGCGCGGTCAACGAACTGATCGACTAG
- a CDS encoding TonB-dependent receptor: MMTIHYLRRALLGGTALLVANSGAAFAQTAPAQTGEAATADAPADDIVVTAQRRSERLQDVPISVTAVRGDALRDFQVGGEDILALSGRVPGLYAETTTGRIFPRFYVRGLGNIDFYLGASQPVSIVQDEVVMEHVVLKSNPVFDIGQVEVLRGPQGSLFGRNTTAGIVKFDTLRPTSSTQGRFNASYGSFNTVTFDGGLGGPIAGDVLTGRVSAFYQHRDDWVSNSYRGPSADGTVSPAKDVMGGFDDKAARLQLQLKPATGLSFLLSGHVRDYKGTSTLFRRAALVRGSNSVERVVRDEVAYDEARNNPQAYKMQGVSLRSSVDLGGISLTSITAYEHASGNSRGDTDGGAAADYPFNGLPNGYGQSEGRLRDLDQLSQEVRLADDSGPFKWQVGGIYFDSRDTTEFYQRAFFTGTNPNNWVRLRNVNTSWGVFGQLSYDLTDALSLTVGARQSTDRKHTRLLKASLNAAGVDTYTGRRDVRLKDNEPSWDVSALYKVNPDFSLYARVARGFRGPTIQGRSAVFNADFTTANSETNLSGEGGFKSNLFGRTLTLNGSLFAYRVRDIQLNGNDSNGNGVLFNADKATGYGAELEADWRATPTFRIGAGLSLLRTKIRDKRVFAQTCSLNGVQTCTVLDPFFIRGTGTGRTYFASIDGNPLPQAPKYNLDFNARYDVPMEGGRAYVSTDWNLQGKTSFVLYRTVEFTVSDNLEGGLKLGYESDRGYDVALFARNITNEKNLKGVIENYNAAVLNEPRVIGISLGARFR; encoded by the coding sequence ATGATGACTATCCACTATCTTCGCCGTGCGCTGCTCGGCGGTACGGCGCTGCTCGTCGCCAACAGCGGTGCCGCCTTTGCCCAGACCGCGCCCGCCCAGACCGGCGAGGCCGCGACGGCGGACGCGCCGGCCGACGACATCGTCGTCACCGCGCAGCGCCGCTCGGAGCGGCTTCAGGACGTTCCGATCTCGGTCACCGCGGTTCGCGGCGATGCGCTGCGCGACTTCCAGGTCGGCGGCGAGGACATTCTCGCGCTTTCGGGCCGCGTTCCCGGTCTCTACGCCGAGACCACCACTGGCCGCATCTTCCCGCGCTTCTACGTCCGCGGGCTCGGCAACATCGATTTCTATCTCGGTGCCTCGCAGCCCGTGTCGATCGTCCAGGACGAAGTCGTCATGGAGCATGTGGTGCTGAAGTCGAACCCCGTGTTCGACATCGGCCAGGTCGAGGTGCTGCGCGGTCCGCAGGGCTCGCTGTTCGGCCGCAACACCACCGCCGGGATCGTCAAGTTCGACACGCTGCGCCCGACCAGCAGCACCCAGGGCCGCTTCAACGCGAGCTATGGCAGCTTCAACACCGTCACCTTCGACGGCGGCCTCGGCGGCCCGATCGCCGGCGACGTGCTGACCGGCCGTGTCTCGGCTTTCTACCAGCACCGCGACGACTGGGTCTCGAATAGCTATCGCGGCCCGAGCGCCGACGGCACCGTCTCGCCCGCCAAGGACGTGATGGGCGGCTTCGACGACAAGGCCGCGCGGCTGCAGCTCCAGCTCAAGCCCGCCACCGGCCTGAGCTTCCTCCTCTCGGGCCATGTCCGCGACTACAAGGGCACGTCGACCCTGTTCCGCCGCGCCGCGCTCGTCCGCGGGTCCAACTCGGTCGAGCGGGTCGTTCGCGACGAGGTCGCCTATGACGAGGCGCGCAACAATCCGCAGGCTTATAAAATGCAGGGCGTGTCGCTGCGCTCGAGCGTCGATCTCGGCGGGATCAGCCTGACCTCGATCACCGCCTACGAGCATGCCTCGGGCAACAGCCGCGGCGACACTGACGGCGGCGCGGCGGCCGATTATCCGTTCAACGGCCTGCCCAACGGCTATGGCCAGAGCGAGGGCCGGCTGCGCGATCTCGACCAGCTGTCTCAGGAAGTTCGGCTGGCCGACGACAGCGGTCCGTTCAAGTGGCAGGTCGGCGGCATCTATTTCGATTCGCGCGACACGACCGAATTCTACCAGCGCGCCTTCTTCACCGGCACCAACCCCAACAACTGGGTGCGGCTGCGCAACGTCAACACCTCGTGGGGCGTGTTCGGCCAGCTGAGCTACGACCTCACCGACGCGCTCAGCCTCACCGTCGGCGCGCGCCAGAGCACCGACCGCAAGCACACCCGCCTGCTCAAGGCTTCGCTCAACGCCGCCGGGGTCGACACCTACACCGGCCGCCGCGACGTTCGCCTCAAGGACAATGAGCCGAGCTGGGACGTCAGTGCGCTCTACAAGGTCAATCCCGACTTCAGCCTCTACGCGCGGGTCGCCCGGGGCTTCCGCGGGCCGACCATCCAGGGCCGTTCGGCGGTGTTCAACGCCGACTTCACCACCGCCAATTCCGAGACCAACCTGTCGGGCGAGGGCGGCTTCAAGTCCAACCTGTTCGGGCGCACGCTGACCCTCAACGGCTCGCTGTTCGCCTATCGGGTGCGCGACATCCAGCTCAACGGCAATGACAGCAACGGCAACGGCGTGCTGTTCAACGCCGACAAGGCGACCGGCTATGGCGCCGAGCTCGAGGCCGACTGGCGCGCGACCCCGACCTTCCGCATCGGCGCGGGTCTCTCGCTGCTGCGGACCAAGATCCGGGACAAGCGCGTCTTCGCGCAGACCTGCAGCCTCAACGGCGTGCAGACCTGCACCGTGCTCGATCCCTTCTTCATCCGCGGGACGGGCACGGGGCGGACCTATTTCGCGTCGATCGACGGCAATCCGCTGCCGCAGGCGCCGAAGTACAACCTCGACTTCAACGCGCGCTACGACGTGCCGATGGAGGGCGGGCGGGCCTATGTCTCGACCGACTGGAACCTCCAGGGCAAGACCAGCTTCGTCCTTTACCGGACGGTCGAGTTCACGGTCAGCGACAATCTCGAGGGCGGGCTCAAGCTCGGTTACGAGAGCGACCGCGGCTATGACGTGGCGCTGTTCGCGCGCAACATCACCAACGAGAAGAACCTCAAGGGCGTGATCGAGAATTACAATGCGGCCGTGCTCAACGAGCCGCGGGTGATCGGCATCAGCCTCGGCGCGCGCTTCCGCTAG